The following are encoded together in the Capsulimonas corticalis genome:
- a CDS encoding DUF1499 domain-containing protein yields MSKNFRRFACAGLIAAAAGAGIWAWINRRWFLVNDITTGESVDYPELRSRVYYAEPATALVAAQQAMRSLSHWRIVHIDDENDTIDAEVETTVGKFLDDVTLYVQPQGIGQIRVIIRSRSRQGRGDLGQNAQHIRDLQSAMDARLATYTAI; encoded by the coding sequence ATGAGCAAGAACTTCCGGCGCTTTGCATGCGCCGGCCTGATCGCGGCGGCGGCCGGCGCGGGGATTTGGGCCTGGATCAATCGGCGGTGGTTTTTAGTCAACGATATCACCACCGGGGAGAGCGTGGATTATCCCGAACTGCGTTCTCGGGTGTACTATGCGGAGCCGGCCACGGCGCTGGTGGCGGCTCAGCAGGCAATGAGGTCGCTGTCCCACTGGCGCATCGTCCATATCGACGACGAAAACGACACGATCGATGCTGAGGTGGAGACCACGGTCGGAAAGTTCCTCGACGACGTCACGCTTTATGTCCAGCCCCAGGGGATTGGACAGATCCGCGTCATCATCCGTTCACGATCCCGCCAGGGTCGCGGCGATCTGGGCCAGAACGCCCAGCACATCCGCGACCTCCAATCGGCGATGGACGCGCGTCTCGCAACATATACGGCAATCTAG
- a CDS encoding P-II family nitrogen regulator — MVRIEAIIRPSRLDEVKSALDELGVRGISVIEIKGAGKQKGYTQHYRGSEYQVNLLPKVQLIVVVRDEEQERVVEAIEGAARTGEIGDGKIFITPVLESIRIRTGERGDTAIS, encoded by the coding sequence ATGGTTCGCATTGAAGCCATCATCCGGCCGAGCCGGCTGGACGAAGTGAAATCCGCACTGGACGAGCTTGGCGTCCGCGGTATCAGCGTAATTGAGATCAAGGGCGCCGGTAAGCAAAAGGGATACACCCAGCATTACCGCGGCTCCGAATATCAGGTGAACCTGCTCCCGAAAGTGCAGCTGATCGTCGTCGTTCGCGACGAAGAGCAGGAGCGCGTTGTGGAAGCGATTGAAGGAGCGGCTCGGACCGGCGAGATCGGTGATGGAAAGATCTTCATCACCCCCGTCCTGGAATCCATCCGCATCCGCACCGGCGAGCGCGGCGACACCGCGATCTCTTAA
- a CDS encoding ROK family protein encodes MNDAVPYGAIEAGGTKWVCAVGTGPDDIRALQRFPTTTPEETLRSCIEFFQRQGELQAIGIGSFGPVDLNHNSPTYGFITSTPKVGWRNADVVGAVKSALDLPVALDTDVNAALLGEVKWGAAQGLTDAIYLTVGTGFGGGAMVNGQLAHGLLHPEFGHMFVPRDPSDTFGGACSFHGDCLEGLVSGPAIEARWKAPGESLPPDHPAWRLEAGYLAYALVNMTCLLSPQRIIVGGGVGSNPALLTLVRERFQSILNGYLQADALLGGIEEYIVSPGLEGRSGILGAIALAQAEFGSVDK; translated from the coding sequence ATGAACGACGCCGTTCCATACGGAGCGATTGAAGCCGGCGGGACCAAATGGGTCTGCGCCGTAGGGACTGGGCCGGACGATATCCGGGCGCTCCAGCGCTTTCCCACGACCACTCCGGAGGAGACTCTGCGCAGCTGCATCGAGTTCTTCCAGCGTCAGGGGGAACTCCAGGCGATCGGTATCGGTTCGTTTGGGCCGGTCGATCTCAACCATAATTCCCCGACGTATGGGTTTATCACCTCGACGCCCAAGGTCGGCTGGCGCAACGCCGATGTTGTCGGCGCGGTGAAGTCGGCGCTGGACCTGCCCGTAGCTCTGGATACGGATGTCAACGCAGCCTTGCTGGGCGAAGTGAAGTGGGGCGCGGCGCAGGGGCTGACCGATGCGATCTATCTGACCGTGGGAACGGGGTTCGGCGGCGGCGCGATGGTCAACGGACAGCTCGCGCATGGCTTGCTGCATCCTGAGTTCGGCCATATGTTCGTGCCGCGCGATCCCAGCGACACCTTCGGCGGCGCCTGCTCTTTCCATGGCGATTGTCTGGAAGGTCTCGTGTCGGGCCCGGCGATCGAGGCGCGCTGGAAGGCTCCGGGCGAAAGCCTGCCGCCCGATCATCCGGCATGGCGGCTGGAGGCGGGATACCTCGCCTATGCGCTTGTGAACATGACGTGCCTTCTGTCGCCCCAGCGAATCATTGTCGGGGGAGGCGTCGGCTCCAACCCGGCGCTCCTGACACTGGTTCGCGAGCGGTTCCAATCGATCCTGAACGGATACTTGCAGGCGGACGCGCTGCTGGGCGGGATCGAGGAATATATCGTCTCGCCGGGCCTGGAAGGTCGCTCGGGAATCCTCGGCGCGATTGCCCTGGCTCAGGCGGAATTCGGGTCTGTTGACAAATAG
- the purN gene encoding phosphoribosylglycinamide formyltransferase: MSLRIAILVSGRHGRGSNMQAIVDACQDGRIDGQIVTVIGNFASSPALHRAAGIGLRTATVPSPKGSTDHDEHLYSEALLAELRAADAELICLAGYVRKLPTAIVSAYPGRVMNIHNALLPSFGGKGMYGGHVHQAVIDYGVKFSGCTVHFVDENYDSGPIILQETVPVEDDDTAETLAARVLIAEHRSYPRAVALFAAGKLRIEGRRVFTAK, from the coding sequence ATGAGTTTAAGAATTGCAATTTTAGTGTCTGGCCGCCACGGGCGCGGCAGCAACATGCAGGCGATTGTCGATGCGTGCCAGGACGGCCGTATCGATGGACAGATCGTCACGGTCATCGGCAACTTCGCCTCGTCCCCGGCGCTGCATCGCGCCGCCGGCATCGGACTTCGCACCGCGACGGTTCCCTCCCCGAAGGGATCGACCGATCACGACGAGCATCTTTACAGCGAAGCGCTTCTCGCGGAGCTTCGCGCCGCCGACGCCGAGCTGATCTGCCTGGCGGGATATGTCCGAAAGCTCCCAACCGCCATTGTGAGCGCTTACCCGGGCCGTGTGATGAATATCCACAACGCGCTGCTTCCGTCTTTTGGCGGCAAGGGCATGTACGGCGGCCACGTCCATCAGGCGGTGATCGACTACGGCGTCAAATTCTCGGGATGCACCGTGCATTTCGTCGACGAGAATTACGACAGCGGACCGATCATTTTGCAGGAAACGGTCCCGGTGGAAGATGACGATACGGCGGAGACGCTCGCGGCGCGCGTGCTGATCGCGGAGCATCGCAGCTATCCGCGCGCGGTCGCGCTCTTCGCCGCCGGCAAACTGCGCATCGAAGGACGCCGCGTGTTCACCGCCAAATAG
- a CDS encoding hemolysin family protein, translated as MNAHDYIALASVVLLILLNGFFTLAKTALATVSHMRLQYLVTERAADAPAQNLQVFSRDPARVFATAQVGITLASFGVAAIIAGVVSPDVSDWLRHRGWAHDITWTTVILTLAAAFVAITVGELVPYAYAQRYPMRAATLAAAPLRLFMVMFSFLATIALGLSNLIVKPFGLTATFATPMVTEQELQTLLDAGAQAGTIEEGEKEIIENVISFGDTDVRQVMTPRIDIKAADITIGCPALIQLIISSGHTRIPVYESNIDNIVGIIHAKDLLPYLAQGRRDVVLRSVARTPLIVPENKRVDELLEEFRRSNIQLAIVQDEYGGTAGLVTIEDLLEELVGEIKDEYDVEIPMVRSVEEGVAILDGRMALDDVNEELNLELPTDDFDTLGGFVFGLFGHQPVEGETVVDGDWEFTVKRTDGRRIQEVKIAPYAAPAEGSEGSEENGAAKSSDTSSRA; from the coding sequence ATGAACGCCCACGATTACATCGCGCTCGCCTCTGTTGTTCTTCTCATTCTCCTCAACGGCTTCTTCACGCTCGCAAAAACGGCGCTGGCGACCGTGAGCCATATGCGTCTTCAATATCTGGTGACGGAGCGGGCGGCGGACGCGCCCGCGCAAAACCTGCAAGTCTTCAGCCGCGATCCCGCGCGGGTTTTCGCGACCGCTCAGGTTGGCATCACGCTCGCCTCGTTCGGCGTGGCGGCGATCATCGCCGGCGTCGTCTCCCCGGATGTATCCGACTGGCTGCGCCATCGCGGCTGGGCGCACGACATTACCTGGACGACGGTCATTCTCACCCTTGCCGCCGCCTTTGTCGCCATCACCGTTGGCGAGCTGGTGCCGTACGCCTACGCGCAGCGCTATCCGATGCGCGCCGCCACGCTGGCGGCCGCCCCGCTCCGGCTCTTCATGGTGATGTTCTCCTTTCTCGCCACAATCGCCCTTGGCCTCTCCAATCTGATAGTCAAGCCTTTCGGACTGACGGCGACCTTCGCCACTCCTATGGTGACGGAACAAGAGTTGCAAACGCTGCTCGACGCCGGCGCGCAGGCCGGGACGATCGAAGAGGGCGAAAAGGAGATCATCGAGAATGTCATCTCCTTCGGCGACACCGATGTTCGCCAGGTCATGACGCCGCGCATCGATATCAAGGCGGCGGATATCACGATCGGCTGCCCGGCGCTCATTCAGCTCATTATCTCCAGCGGACATACGCGTATTCCCGTCTATGAGTCGAATATCGACAACATCGTCGGGATCATCCACGCCAAGGACTTGCTGCCGTATCTGGCGCAGGGCCGCCGCGATGTCGTGCTTCGAAGCGTCGCGCGCACGCCGCTGATCGTCCCGGAAAACAAGCGGGTGGACGAACTGCTGGAGGAGTTCCGGCGCTCGAATATACAGCTGGCGATTGTCCAGGACGAATACGGCGGCACCGCCGGCCTGGTCACGATTGAAGATCTGCTGGAGGAGTTGGTCGGGGAGATCAAGGACGAGTACGATGTCGAAATTCCGATGGTGCGCAGCGTGGAGGAGGGCGTCGCCATCCTCGACGGCCGTATGGCGCTCGACGATGTCAATGAAGAGCTCAACCTAGAACTGCCGACGGATGATTTCGACACGCTTGGCGGCTTCGTGTTCGGCCTCTTCGGCCATCAGCCGGTGGAAGGCGAAACCGTCGTCGACGGCGACTGGGAATTTACGGTGAAGCGGACCGACGGGCGACGGATTCAGGAAGTGAAGATCGCGCCGTACGCGGCGCCGGCGGAAGGATCCGAGGGGAGCGAAGAAAACGGCGCGGCGAAGTCGTCCGATACGAGCAGCCGCGCCTGA
- a CDS encoding ammonium transporter, whose product MSPIGGCFVKLRLWRPALTALALISLSFTAFAQAPSTAPAGPATAPAAAAPAPAPAAAPAPAAAAAAPAAAPAPAAPAKLTIDKGDTAWMIVASALVMLMTPGLAFFYGGLARSKNILSTLMMSFVALGIITIQWVVYGYSVAFSSDLGGFMGFMGDPKTYFMLKDVGGDPVALAPTIPHTIFMMFQMTFAIITPALISGAVVERMKFSAYCLFILLWATFFYDPLAHMVWGGGFISAKLHALDFAGGTVVHISSGVSALILAFMLGKRKGHGSEELRPHNLPMVLTGVALLWFGWFGFNAGSELAADGVAGQAFINTHIATGAAAMSWILIEWFKYKKPSALGFGSGAVAGLVAITPACGFVDVKGALIIGLLVSPICFAAIQMKNKLNAYDDALDVFGVHGCGGMFGALATGLFATDKINSNITGALGSANGVFYGGGMTQFIHQIEAVLITVVLAVFFTFVLGKIVGLITGGLRASADDEENGLDVTEHGEVGYSSDTSTVPAFAGVD is encoded by the coding sequence ATGTCACCGATAGGAGGATGCTTCGTGAAACTACGCCTTTGGCGTCCGGCGCTGACAGCGCTGGCGCTCATTTCCCTTTCATTCACGGCCTTTGCACAGGCCCCGTCTACAGCACCCGCAGGTCCCGCGACGGCTCCGGCCGCTGCAGCGCCTGCTCCTGCTCCCGCCGCTGCTCCTGCTCCGGCGGCAGCCGCCGCAGCACCCGCAGCAGCTCCCGCCCCCGCAGCGCCCGCTAAGCTTACCATCGACAAGGGCGATACCGCATGGATGATCGTGGCAAGCGCGTTGGTTATGCTGATGACACCCGGTTTGGCCTTTTTCTACGGTGGCCTTGCTCGCTCTAAGAACATCCTGAGCACGCTCATGATGTCGTTCGTTGCCCTGGGAATTATTACCATCCAGTGGGTGGTTTATGGGTACTCCGTTGCGTTTTCCTCAGATCTTGGCGGGTTTATGGGCTTTATGGGCGACCCCAAGACATACTTCATGCTGAAGGATGTCGGCGGCGATCCAGTTGCGCTTGCTCCCACCATTCCGCACACCATCTTTATGATGTTCCAGATGACCTTTGCGATCATCACCCCTGCTCTGATCTCCGGCGCGGTTGTGGAGCGAATGAAGTTCAGCGCTTACTGCCTGTTCATTCTGCTTTGGGCGACCTTCTTCTACGATCCACTCGCTCACATGGTGTGGGGCGGCGGCTTCATCAGCGCCAAACTGCATGCGCTGGACTTCGCCGGCGGTACGGTCGTTCACATCTCGTCTGGTGTTTCCGCTCTGATCCTCGCGTTCATGCTCGGCAAGCGTAAGGGACATGGCAGCGAAGAGCTGCGCCCGCACAACCTGCCGATGGTTCTGACCGGCGTCGCGCTTCTGTGGTTCGGATGGTTCGGCTTCAACGCCGGATCGGAACTGGCGGCGGACGGCGTTGCCGGACAGGCGTTCATCAACACCCACATCGCCACGGGCGCTGCGGCGATGTCCTGGATCCTGATCGAGTGGTTCAAGTATAAGAAGCCGAGCGCGCTTGGCTTCGGTTCTGGCGCGGTGGCCGGTCTGGTCGCCATCACCCCGGCTTGCGGCTTTGTCGATGTCAAAGGCGCGCTGATTATCGGTCTGCTCGTTTCCCCGATCTGCTTCGCCGCCATTCAGATGAAGAACAAGCTGAATGCCTACGACGATGCTCTGGATGTCTTCGGCGTTCATGGATGCGGCGGTATGTTCGGCGCTCTGGCGACCGGCCTGTTCGCCACCGATAAGATCAACTCGAACATTACCGGCGCTCTGGGTTCCGCGAACGGCGTCTTCTACGGCGGCGGCATGACCCAGTTCATCCACCAGATCGAAGCCGTCCTGATCACGGTTGTCCTGGCGGTCTTCTTCACCTTCGTACTGGGCAAGATTGTCGGTCTCATCACCGGCGGGCTTCGCGCTTCGGCGGACGATGAAGAGAACGGCCTGGATGTCACCGAGCATGGCGAGGTTGGCTATTCAAGCGACACCTCCACGGTTCCGGCCTTCGCGGGAGTGGATTAA
- a CDS encoding inositol monophosphatase family protein, producing MTPQETVVALTRHIRGAVRPHLGAWHGRTISGTAASGDATFAIDDIAEEAIVSFIEKEKLSIAYYSEDKGLIEFGSSPEGVLIIDPIDGTRPAVAGFESCVVSVALADYTADVTMGDVRFGCIQEIKSDQMFLAERGKGAQWIGSDGASTDLRLLPITEITKAPLSYEIVARPIEWIATALGDIINDASTKGGCFVFNSTAFSLTRLLTGQLAAVLDVGARILKDHPASRDRYVELGRGTPIGLFTYDIAAAALIATEAGAIVTDAHGNSFDSTRLLDTSESNLKSIVAASNSTLHDKLMRAVDVGVAKISIAEKGL from the coding sequence TTGACACCGCAGGAAACAGTAGTGGCGCTGACGCGGCATATCCGGGGCGCGGTGCGTCCCCATCTCGGCGCGTGGCATGGACGGACGATCTCGGGAACGGCGGCGAGCGGCGACGCCACCTTCGCGATCGACGATATCGCCGAGGAAGCGATTGTCTCGTTTATCGAAAAAGAAAAGCTCTCCATCGCCTACTATTCGGAAGACAAAGGGCTGATCGAGTTTGGAAGCTCGCCCGAGGGCGTCCTGATCATCGACCCGATCGACGGCACCCGACCGGCGGTCGCCGGCTTTGAAAGCTGCGTGGTTTCGGTGGCGCTCGCCGACTATACGGCCGACGTCACGATGGGCGATGTGCGCTTCGGCTGCATCCAGGAGATCAAGAGCGACCAGATGTTCCTCGCCGAGCGCGGTAAGGGCGCGCAGTGGATCGGCTCGGACGGCGCCTCGACCGATCTTCGCCTGCTTCCCATTACGGAGATCACGAAAGCCCCGCTCAGCTACGAAATCGTCGCGCGCCCGATCGAATGGATTGCGACGGCGCTGGGCGATATCATCAACGACGCTTCCACCAAAGGCGGCTGCTTTGTCTTTAACTCCACGGCCTTTTCCCTGACGCGCCTGCTGACCGGACAGCTCGCCGCCGTGCTGGATGTCGGCGCGCGGATCCTCAAAGATCATCCGGCGAGCCGCGATCGTTACGTGGAGCTGGGACGGGGCACGCCCATTGGACTCTTCACGTACGATATCGCCGCCGCCGCGCTGATCGCGACCGAAGCGGGAGCGATCGTCACCGACGCGCATGGGAATAGTTTCGACAGCACGCGGCTGCTGGACACAAGCGAAAGCAATTTGAAATCGATTGTCGCGGCCTCCAACTCCACCCTGCATGACAAATTGATGCGGGCGGTCGACGTCGGGGTCGCAAAAATATCTATTGCGGAGAAGGGTTTATGA
- a CDS encoding HEAT repeat domain-containing protein, translating to MTIDTAAPRRRPVALFVAVGLAGAVGLSVANGRRVQNQRVHELSSPVQEKRDATVKELMLAEDLTDVLTATQNTSPDADKDEAAKAQNAKSLILRQNASASAQRVVIAGGVPDDVAFSTLFALRKDADGGVKGHATDSLVFLGQKSPENLQVLVKKLGDGDPDARGAAGDALAKIGGDTVAKSVDALVKNSDEQDTSLSVSGKLGDAAVPYAVRRLSDPDMSFRAKMAELLGTTGSATAIPALIDATKQENPIVRRAALLSLSKVVQANYAAAAKSDDKLALLRTSEPTLIAALSETSNDARVRSQAGLTLGRFTDPQSIQTLTRALGDDDNLVRLSAVAALQSSGLPAVGPLLALLNGGGNETSRALAAQALGGIGAPEVAPALSRYVSSVEPSATVRQGAVIGLGRLSRAEAVPALVASLEDPDVQVSGAAGDALLNGSMTAAAIPPLIAEFSRPAPAAFNASRVLARMGIAPTEALKTAVASPNPEIQTWAAITLGESGTKDASVAALLETLRQSRSAEVQYAAGQALVRLSEG from the coding sequence ATGACGATTGACACAGCCGCGCCCAGGCGCCGGCCGGTGGCCCTGTTTGTCGCGGTCGGATTGGCGGGCGCCGTCGGCCTTTCCGTGGCGAACGGCCGCCGCGTGCAGAATCAGCGCGTTCACGAGCTTAGCTCCCCGGTCCAGGAAAAGCGCGACGCCACTGTCAAAGAACTGATGCTGGCCGAAGACTTGACCGATGTGCTGACGGCGACGCAAAACACATCCCCGGACGCCGACAAAGACGAGGCGGCGAAGGCGCAGAACGCGAAAAGCCTGATTCTGCGGCAAAACGCGTCGGCGTCCGCGCAGCGCGTTGTCATCGCCGGCGGAGTTCCCGACGATGTCGCGTTTTCGACCTTGTTCGCGCTGCGCAAGGACGCCGACGGCGGCGTCAAAGGGCATGCGACGGACTCCCTGGTGTTCCTGGGACAAAAGTCGCCGGAGAATTTGCAGGTCCTGGTCAAGAAGCTGGGCGACGGCGATCCGGACGCGCGCGGCGCCGCCGGTGACGCGCTCGCCAAGATCGGCGGCGATACCGTGGCGAAGTCCGTGGACGCTCTGGTGAAGAACTCGGATGAGCAGGATACGTCGCTGTCCGTTTCTGGGAAGCTGGGCGATGCGGCCGTGCCTTACGCCGTGCGCCGGCTTTCCGATCCCGATATGAGCTTTCGCGCGAAGATGGCCGAGCTTCTCGGGACGACCGGATCGGCCACGGCGATTCCCGCATTGATCGATGCAACGAAGCAGGAAAATCCCATTGTCCGGCGCGCGGCGCTTCTGTCGCTGTCCAAAGTCGTTCAAGCGAACTATGCCGCCGCCGCGAAGTCAGACGACAAGCTCGCGCTTTTGCGCACCTCCGAGCCGACGCTGATTGCCGCGCTCTCGGAGACTTCCAATGACGCCCGTGTTCGATCCCAGGCGGGGCTGACGCTGGGACGGTTCACCGACCCGCAATCGATTCAAACACTGACCCGAGCCCTGGGAGATGACGATAATTTGGTGCGTCTGAGCGCCGTCGCCGCCTTGCAGAGCTCCGGGCTTCCAGCCGTCGGTCCGCTGCTCGCGCTGCTGAATGGCGGCGGGAACGAGACATCGCGCGCGCTTGCGGCGCAGGCTCTGGGCGGTATCGGCGCTCCGGAAGTCGCGCCGGCGCTTTCCAGATACGTCTCCTCCGTGGAGCCGTCCGCCACGGTTCGCCAGGGAGCGGTGATTGGTCTGGGAAGATTGAGCCGCGCCGAGGCTGTCCCCGCGCTGGTCGCGTCCCTGGAGGATCCCGACGTTCAGGTTTCGGGCGCGGCGGGGGACGCTTTGCTGAATGGATCGATGACTGCCGCCGCCATCCCGCCTCTGATCGCGGAGTTTTCCCGGCCGGCGCCGGCCGCGTTCAATGCGAGCCGCGTTCTGGCGCGCATGGGAATTGCGCCCACCGAAGCCTTAAAGACCGCCGTCGCCAGCCCCAATCCGGAGATTCAGACGTGGGCGGCGATCACCCTGGGAGAAAGCGGGACGAAAGACGCATCGGTCGCGGCGCTGCTGGAGACGCTGCGGCAAAGCCGGAGCGCTGAGGTGCAGTACGCCGCCGGACAGGCGCTGGTGCGCCTGTCGGAAGGCTAG
- the hisA gene encoding phosphoribosylformimino-5-aminoimidazole carboxamide ribotide isomerase, giving the protein MAFRPCIDLRGGRVVQIVGGTLSDDGRGVVTNFESERAPAEFAALYRHDGLCGGHVIKLGPGNEDAALEALRAYPGGLQLGGGVTPSNAASYLDAGASHVIVTSYLFPENELSWERLETMRAAVGKARLVLDLSCRRREDGAYHIAVDRWARVLPVTLNAELFARLAEYCDEFLIHAADVEGQCRGIDAELVRLLGEWSPLPTTYAGGAKDLSDIAAVERLSDGRVDLTIGSALDIFGGSLIRYKDAAALGRR; this is encoded by the coding sequence ATGGCGTTTCGCCCATGTATCGATTTGCGCGGCGGCCGCGTCGTACAGATCGTCGGCGGCACCCTGTCGGACGATGGCCGGGGGGTTGTGACTAACTTTGAATCCGAGCGCGCCCCGGCGGAGTTCGCCGCGCTGTACCGCCATGACGGCCTGTGCGGCGGGCATGTGATCAAGCTTGGTCCCGGCAACGAGGACGCCGCCCTGGAGGCTCTGCGCGCCTATCCAGGCGGCCTGCAGCTGGGCGGCGGCGTGACGCCGAGTAACGCCGCGTCTTACCTGGACGCCGGCGCATCGCACGTCATCGTCACCAGTTATTTGTTTCCAGAAAACGAGCTGTCCTGGGAGCGCCTGGAAACCATGCGCGCCGCCGTCGGCAAAGCGCGTCTCGTGCTGGACCTCAGCTGCCGGAGACGTGAAGACGGCGCGTATCATATCGCCGTGGACCGCTGGGCGCGCGTCCTGCCCGTGACCCTGAACGCGGAATTGTTTGCTCGATTGGCCGAATATTGCGATGAGTTTTTGATCCACGCGGCCGATGTCGAAGGACAATGCCGGGGCATCGACGCGGAGCTGGTTCGCCTGCTGGGAGAATGGTCGCCGCTGCCGACGACCTACGCCGGCGGCGCCAAAGACCTGAGCGACATCGCCGCCGTGGAGCGCTTGTCCGATGGCCGCGTGGATCTGACGATCGGCAGCGCCCTGGACATCTTCGGCGGCTCGCTCATACGATACAAAGACGCCGCCGCGCTGGGGCGGCGGTAG
- the dacB gene encoding D-alanyl-D-alanine carboxypeptidase/D-alanyl-D-alanine endopeptidase, which produces MFTSTLHARKRRPVLLANLCVVAFAGILCPSAAGAPAKSDIAAAIDKMLGAPALEGGVTGVLVERASDGEVVYERAADTRLMPASNRKLFSSANGLVILGKDFTFQTQVLSRAPADSEGVIAGDVTLKGGGDSTIMPDDLTKMADDLWARGVRRIDGNIVGDGTAFPGQPYGMGWGWDYLSDDYAAQIWGLEVNRGVITVHVSAGGGDGEPVKVSLDPGVDKIPIVNNARTGGTAPACVITRDWNTSVITVSGALPKGEKTQTDIAVGDPITYAAEVFRTALIHRGIEVKGAAYAAAVAVGDKTVLATRRSVPLDQYLKLMNKPSDNLLAESIVREIGQVKAGQGTYEAGYAEERRLLESEGIDIHLLQLADGSGVSRRDYVTAHAVVGLLRVMARRPDFSVYYDSLPVAGVDGTLRKRMKGTSAQGNVHAKTGTVGEVSCLSGYLTSKDKILYTFSILMNNFPGSASEAQGVQNQIVTYLTDRL; this is translated from the coding sequence ATGTTCACCTCAACTCTCCACGCGCGCAAGCGCCGTCCTGTTCTCCTGGCGAATCTCTGTGTTGTTGCCTTCGCCGGCATTTTATGCCCCTCCGCCGCTGGCGCGCCGGCGAAATCGGACATTGCGGCGGCGATCGACAAGATGCTCGGCGCGCCCGCGCTGGAAGGCGGAGTCACGGGCGTTCTTGTGGAGCGCGCGAGCGACGGGGAGGTGGTTTACGAGCGCGCCGCCGACACGCGTCTGATGCCCGCGTCCAACCGAAAGCTGTTCTCGTCCGCCAACGGCCTGGTGATCCTGGGCAAGGATTTCACGTTCCAGACCCAGGTCTTGTCGCGTGCTCCCGCCGATTCGGAGGGCGTGATCGCCGGCGACGTGACGCTCAAAGGCGGGGGCGATTCGACCATAATGCCGGACGATCTGACCAAAATGGCGGATGACCTGTGGGCGCGCGGCGTACGGCGGATCGACGGAAACATTGTCGGCGACGGCACTGCGTTTCCCGGACAGCCATATGGGATGGGGTGGGGCTGGGACTATCTTTCCGACGACTACGCCGCGCAGATTTGGGGCCTGGAAGTCAATCGAGGCGTCATCACCGTTCATGTATCGGCCGGTGGCGGCGACGGCGAGCCGGTCAAGGTCTCGCTCGATCCGGGGGTCGATAAGATCCCGATCGTGAACAACGCGCGAACCGGCGGGACTGCGCCTGCCTGCGTCATCACGCGCGACTGGAACACCAGCGTCATCACCGTCAGCGGCGCTCTGCCCAAGGGCGAGAAGACGCAGACGGACATCGCCGTCGGCGATCCTATCACCTACGCCGCCGAGGTTTTTCGCACGGCCCTCATCCATCGTGGTATTGAGGTGAAAGGCGCGGCGTATGCGGCGGCCGTCGCAGTGGGCGATAAAACCGTGCTGGCGACACGCCGAAGCGTCCCGCTGGATCAGTATCTCAAGCTGATGAATAAACCCAGCGACAATCTTTTGGCCGAAAGCATCGTGCGGGAGATCGGTCAGGTGAAGGCGGGGCAGGGGACTTACGAAGCGGGATACGCTGAGGAGCGGCGTTTGCTGGAGAGCGAGGGGATCGATATCCATCTCCTGCAGCTTGCCGACGGTTCCGGCGTGTCCCGGCGCGACTATGTGACGGCGCATGCTGTCGTCGGGCTGCTGCGCGTGATGGCGCGGCGCCCCGATTTTTCCGTCTATTACGATTCTCTGCCCGTCGCCGGGGTCGACGGCACGCTGCGCAAACGAATGAAAGGAACATCGGCGCAGGGGAATGTTCACGCCAAAACCGGCACCGTGGGAGAGGTAAGCTGCCTCTCCGGATATCTGACCTCCAAGGACAAAATTCTCTATACGTTTTCCATTCTCATGAACAACTTTCCCGGATCCGCATCTGAGGCGCAGGGAGTCCAAAATCAAATCGTGACATATTTGACCGACCGGCTTTAA